A portion of the Nitrospira defluvii genome contains these proteins:
- a CDS encoding tetratricopeptide repeat protein, producing the protein MRTKLGTFFISLTTMDVQDFLIQGDGSEEDKREAWQLFQQAYAQQMKGQLEEAVSLYKLSLATHQTAEAHTFLGWTYSFMGKLDEAIEECQKAIACDPHFGNPYNDIGAYLIEKGDLDEAIPWFQKAMQATRYESPAFPHLNLGRVYERQGKWSDAIDCYKQALALNPDYALAKKALGRLISSLN; encoded by the coding sequence TTGAGAACGAAGCTGGGGACCTTTTTCATCAGCCTGACCACCATGGATGTCCAAGATTTTCTCATACAGGGCGACGGCAGCGAGGAAGACAAGCGCGAAGCCTGGCAGCTCTTCCAGCAAGCCTATGCGCAGCAGATGAAGGGGCAGCTGGAGGAGGCCGTCAGCCTGTACAAGCTGTCGCTCGCGACGCATCAGACCGCAGAGGCGCATACCTTTCTCGGCTGGACCTACAGCTTCATGGGCAAGCTGGACGAAGCGATTGAGGAATGCCAGAAGGCCATTGCCTGCGATCCCCACTTCGGCAACCCCTATAATGATATCGGCGCCTATTTAATTGAAAAGGGCGACTTGGACGAAGCGATCCCTTGGTTTCAAAAAGCGATGCAGGCCACGCGCTATGAAAGCCCGGCCTTCCCACACCTCAACTTGGGCCGCGTCTATGAACGTCAAGGCAAGTGGAGCGACGCCATCGACTGCTACAAGCAAGCCCTTGCCCTCAACCCTGATTATGCCTTGGCCAAGAAAGCCTTGGGGCGCCTGATCAGTTCACTCAACTAG
- a CDS encoding response regulator: MTNPTILVAVTDIFFYTKVRDALRPHGYILERIRNQAEVADKAASANPAALIVNMNDLGVDAFKALETLQTNPALRSLPILAFANHEEVDTWRRAKELGVTKVVSRNEFSARTKDLVEELIHPQPSAQP, translated from the coding sequence ATGACAAACCCGACGATTTTGGTAGCGGTCACCGACATTTTTTTCTACACGAAGGTACGCGATGCCTTGCGCCCGCATGGCTACATCTTGGAACGGATACGCAATCAGGCTGAGGTGGCAGACAAGGCGGCTTCAGCGAACCCGGCCGCGCTGATTGTGAACATGAACGATTTGGGAGTTGATGCCTTCAAAGCCCTGGAAACCCTCCAGACCAACCCGGCATTGCGTTCGCTGCCGATCCTGGCGTTCGCCAACCACGAAGAGGTGGATACATGGCGACGCGCCAAAGAGCTCGGGGTGACCAAGGTGGTATCCCGAAACGAATTTTCAGCCCGGACCAAGGACCTTGTCGAAGAACTAATTCATCCCCAACCCTCCGCACAACCGTGA